Genomic window (Streptosporangiales bacterium):
CAGCGCCTCGAAGAAGTCCGCGGTCTGCTCATCGGCGAGCGCTTCCGCCGAACCCGAGGAGATGTGGTGCCGGTGCATCTCGGAGCTCCACACCACGTGGTCGTGCAGCCAGATCGAGTTGAAGCCCATGGCCTCGGCCGCGTACGCGCTCTTGACCATGTTCGGCACGCTCGTGAGTGGCCCGGAATTGGGGATGCGCACCCCGAACCTGATGTCTGTCATGGCACCGTGTTCCCTCCTACAGATCCTCCGCCCGATGCACGACTCGTCCGCCCACGACAGTGGAGAAGTCGAGGAAAAGCTCTTGCAGCACGGCCGTGCGGTGGAATGGGTGTGGCTGTCGGTGAACGCGGGCAGCCCGGGACGGCCTCGGTCACCACGGCGGACGCCCCTCCATCGGATCTGGCCAGACGAAGTCGTTCAGGTCCGGCGCGTCCGAGAGGTCGGGCAACTCCTCGAGTAGATCGAGCGGATCGAGGAGGATGCGCATCATGTTGTACAGCGAGTCGTAGTTGTGCACGCGGATCAATCGGGCCGACTTCTCCTCGTCGTCGTTGAAGTGCTGGTGCCAGCACCAGTGGTCGACGACCACGAGGTCCCCTGTCGACCAGCTGTACGACTCCCCGTCGACCTCGGTGTGTCCGTTGCCGTTGACGACGTAGAGGTATGCCTCTCCCCCGTGCCGGTGCTTCGCTTGCCACAGCCCGGGCGCGAGCTCGTGCATCACCGCGGTCAACCCCGACGTCCGGTAGCCGATGGACTCGTCGACCAGAAAGGTGCTGCGCGCGCCGCGCTTGGTGACCCGCGGCGTCGCGTCCTCCCAGCGTGTGTTCAGCCGGTACGCCTCAGGGCGCCATTGCGCTGACGAGAGCCGGCGCATCCGCTCCAGGTACGGGTCGGTGACGTCGCCCGTGGGCGGCGTCGACGTGGGAGGCGGGCCGAACGCGGACACGTCGTCGCCCGCGTCCTCGAGCACGGCCACGCCGAAGTACTCGTACATCGGCGCGACGCTCCAGGTGAGGAAGCGAGCTTCCCGTCCCTCCTGGTCGTCGTTGCCCTGCCGGTGCCAGGCCCACGACGGGAGGTACACGGTGTCCCACGGCCGCCAGTGGATACGTCGTCCGTTGATCTCGGTCCATCCCTGGCCCGCGACCACGAACATGATGGCGTCCCAGGAATGCCGGTGGGTCGTCGTACGACCGCCCGCGGGGATCTCGTGCAAGGCGGCGTCGAGCACCTTCGCCGGCCGGCGGCTCTCGGCCCCGATGTACACCCCGCGCCGGCTGCCCCGCGAGGACATGTCCTCCATCACCACATCGGACGCGCGAACCACGGTCGTGCGGTGCCGGCGCGCCTCGTCGAGTATCGCCTTCCGCCGACGCAGCTGAACCTCGTAGTGCGTTGCGTCGGTCCGCGTCACCGCCCTTGCCATGGCGACCCCTCACCTTCCGGGTGGGCGGACGTCGTCAGTCCGAGTGGGTGATGAATCCTTCTGGCCCGAAGTGCACGCCGTCCTCAGGCGTGATGTGGTAATGCGAGTAGGGGGAGAACTTGCCTGAGGAGATCTCGCGCTCGACCTCTTCCTGCGGCACGTGGATGCCTGCCTCGACCTTGCGGTCCAGACCCAGCCAGTCCAACATCCGCTTGTTCGTGATGCCCATGTAGAGGACGGGGCCGGCACCGGAGTTGACGTGCGTGTGCCACTGCATGGAAGGGACGTAGAGGAAGTCACCGCGTTCCCACGGATAGCTGACGCCTTGCACGTCGCTGTGACCTGAACCCTCGATGATGTAGATGGCCGCCTCGTTGTGGTGCTTGTGCAGGCGGGTCTGCTGTCCTGGCTCGAGTCGTCCGATGTGCAGCTGGATCG
Coding sequences:
- a CDS encoding cupin domain-containing protein, which translates into the protein MARAVTRTDATHYEVQLRRRKAILDEARRHRTTVVRASDVVMEDMSSRGSRRGVYIGAESRRPAKVLDAALHEIPAGGRTTTHRHSWDAIMFVVAGQGWTEINGRRIHWRPWDTVYLPSWAWHRQGNDDQEGREARFLTWSVAPMYEYFGVAVLEDAGDDVSAFGPPPTSTPPTGDVTDPYLERMRRLSSAQWRPEAYRLNTRWEDATPRVTKRGARSTFLVDESIGYRTSGLTAVMHELAPGLWQAKHRHGGEAYLYVVNGNGHTEVDGESYSWSTGDLVVVDHWCWHQHFNDDEEKSARLIRVHNYDSLYNMMRILLDPLDLLEELPDLSDAPDLNDFVWPDPMEGRPPW
- a CDS encoding cupin domain-containing protein, with the translated sequence MRRLFSMACRAGLALSRLAMVTANRHQHARRAGETDQRGRGVVSDVRPEQRSDHDHSHQHGDPASPRRTGKLHYHEEEVRPIEATPLIHRQPHKDLYDDADRKHPGRDVDLPLRTIQLHIGRLEPGQQTRLHKHHNEAAIYIIEGSGHSDVQGVSYPWERGDFLYVPSMQWHTHVNSGAGPVLYMGITNKRMLDWLGLDRKVEAGIHVPQEEVEREISSGKFSPYSHYHITPEDGVHFGPEGFITHSD